A window of Paenibacillus polygoni contains these coding sequences:
- a CDS encoding MBL fold metallo-hydrolase — protein MRNIVSIFRKSNFCVFIVCAVFLFIISGCGSTTPPEDNSESISQTTDTPTSIDENNEQVKDDDKKKEETVNDKEQSSSSTTLTEEDTTTKKETTKTETTTPTQAVKPTSTTPSGKLTVHYIDVGQGASQLIQTPSGKTMLIDGGNNDDEQRMVSYLNKQGVKKVDVLIGTHPDADHIGGLDAVVDSFDIGKIYMPKVSSNTKTYESLLTSIKNKSLKVTTAKAGINIDLDNEIDIKMIAPVKTYDDKNEMSAVVKLTYGNNSFLFTGDAESGSESDMINSGVNLKSDVLLVGHHGSNSSTSQTFLNAVDPTYAVIQVGNNSYGHPTDNILNRLNSKNIKIYRNDLQGTIIFTSDGTNIKPSVSAWKYTATTNKEETPSESTSTTVTKKEPAVSSDTKTETKTESTTSVYYKNCDAVRAAGKDPLYKGDPGYSTKLDRDKDGIACER, from the coding sequence ATGAGGAACATTGTATCAATTTTTAGGAAGAGTAATTTTTGTGTGTTCATTGTGTGTGCTGTCTTTCTATTTATTATCAGCGGTTGTGGATCTACAACACCACCAGAAGATAATAGCGAATCTATCTCACAGACAACAGATACACCAACAAGTATTGACGAGAATAATGAGCAAGTTAAAGATGATGATAAGAAAAAAGAAGAGACAGTCAACGATAAGGAACAGAGTTCTTCTTCAACAACATTAACAGAGGAAGATACTACAACAAAGAAGGAAACAACAAAAACGGAGACAACTACGCCTACACAAGCCGTTAAACCTACTTCAACCACTCCGAGTGGTAAGCTAACGGTTCACTATATAGATGTTGGACAAGGAGCATCGCAACTTATTCAAACACCTAGCGGCAAAACAATGCTTATCGATGGAGGCAATAACGATGATGAACAGCGTATGGTTAGCTACTTAAATAAACAGGGAGTAAAAAAAGTAGATGTTCTTATAGGAACACACCCAGATGCCGATCATATTGGGGGATTAGACGCAGTAGTGGATTCCTTTGATATTGGAAAAATTTATATGCCAAAGGTATCTTCTAACACGAAAACATATGAATCTTTACTGACTTCGATCAAAAATAAGAGTCTTAAAGTTACAACGGCTAAAGCAGGAATAAACATCGATTTGGATAATGAGATTGATATCAAAATGATTGCTCCTGTTAAGACGTATGATGATAAAAATGAAATGAGCGCTGTTGTTAAACTTACTTATGGAAACAACTCCTTTTTATTCACAGGAGACGCTGAGTCAGGCAGCGAAAGTGATATGATAAATAGCGGTGTAAACCTAAAATCAGATGTCTTGCTTGTTGGTCACCACGGTTCGAACTCATCGACTAGTCAAACGTTTCTAAATGCTGTTGATCCTACGTATGCTGTCATTCAAGTGGGTAATAATAGTTATGGTCATCCTACAGATAATATCTTAAACAGACTTAATAGTAAAAATATAAAAATATATCGTAATGATCTGCAAGGAACCATTATTTTTACGTCTGATGGGACGAACATTAAACCATCGGTAAGCGCGTGGAAATATACAGCAACAACTAATAAAGAAGAAACCCCTAGTGAAAGTACAAGTACTACAGTAACTAAAAAGGAACCTGCAGTATCATCAGACACGAAAACAGAAACAAAAACAGAATCGACTACAAGTGTTTACTATAAAAATTGTGACGCAGTAAGAGCGGCTGGAAAAGATCCGTTATACAAAGGTGACCCAGGATACAGTACAAAGCTTGATAGGGATAAAGATGGTATAGCTTGTGAAAGATAG
- a CDS encoding DUF3006 domain-containing protein: MKGIVDRFEGDYAVIEIDGQTHDVSKSIIDASVKVGDVVTLVEGVWKPNPTETKQREKQIKMLMDDVWED; encoded by the coding sequence ATGAAAGGTATCGTTGATCGGTTTGAAGGTGATTACGCGGTAATTGAGATAGATGGACAGACACATGATGTTTCTAAGTCAATTATTGATGCTTCTGTAAAAGTGGGGGATGTAGTTACTTTGGTAGAAGGAGTATGGAAACCTAATCCTACGGAAACAAAGCAACGAGAGAAGCAAATTAAGATGCTTATGGACGATGTTTGGGAAGATTAA
- a CDS encoding serine hydrolase domain-containing protein: MAALTDKFSPLISYTEKAKVRFGASAASVVIIQDNKIITEWYTGEHHFKNGALVVTTDSMFNLYSLRKTYVGLATAIAVVESRVSIDSKVSDVLINLTEYELGNITIRDLATKSGAKYFGSHRVEREKVACDLIKELTGSNIAELITERICRPAELTNTEWVSIPKEKLVCDFQAADGYASVRIESNEGHERNLYSSARDLARWGDLHLNKGFINSSQLVPATVFTLIEQLRMDTGDMKRIFGWYYQDQCYYASGAAGCHCVIVPEFNAVAVRMLNKYTENYTQDQNSFNEIFYNCLQSIN; this comes from the coding sequence ATGGCAGCACTAACGGATAAGTTTTCACCTTTAATTTCATATACAGAAAAAGCAAAAGTAAGGTTTGGGGCTTCCGCAGCATCTGTTGTGATCATCCAGGACAACAAAATTATAACGGAGTGGTATACTGGAGAACATCATTTTAAAAATGGAGCTCTCGTAGTAACAACGGATTCTATGTTTAACTTGTATTCCCTAAGGAAAACGTACGTTGGACTTGCGACAGCAATTGCTGTTGTAGAAAGTAGAGTATCTATTGACAGTAAAGTTTCTGACGTTCTAATAAACTTAACTGAATACGAGTTGGGGAACATCACAATAAGAGATTTAGCAACAAAATCAGGTGCCAAATATTTTGGATCGCATCGTGTTGAACGTGAGAAAGTAGCGTGTGATTTAATCAAAGAACTAACAGGATCTAATATTGCAGAACTAATTACAGAACGAATATGCAGACCAGCCGAGTTAACTAATACCGAGTGGGTTTCGATTCCTAAAGAAAAATTAGTTTGTGATTTTCAAGCTGCAGACGGCTATGCATCCGTTAGAATTGAGTCAAATGAAGGTCATGAAAGAAATCTGTATTCAAGTGCGAGAGACCTGGCAAGGTGGGGGGATTTGCACCTAAATAAAGGCTTTATAAATTCCAGTCAATTAGTACCTGCCACCGTATTTACACTCATTGAACAGTTGCGAATGGATACTGGAGACATGAAGCGGATTTTTGGATGGTACTATCAAGATCAGTGCTATTATGCATCAGGTGCAGCAGGTTGTCACTGTGTAATTGTGCCAGAGTTCAATGCGGTAGCAGTTCGGATGTTAAATAAATATACAGAAAACTACACACAAGATCAGAATTCGTTTAATGAAATCTTTTATAATTGCCTTCAAAGCATAAACTAG
- a CDS encoding dienelactone hydrolase family protein yields MSRRNFVSSRALVIVLHEIYGVNDHIHFFSEILINEGFDVLIPNLIHRDSFSYDLEDLAYQYFMNEIGFEKSVREVEEIIKINKAEYDQVFIIGFSIGATIAWMCSEYDINGVIGYYGSRIRDYKEIEPRCPALLFLSSRERSFNVMDLEMDLKKKKNTLIKIIEAEHGFMNPFYKTYDSNECKNCVEISLEFLKANAIR; encoded by the coding sequence ATGAGCAGGAGAAACTTCGTCTCTAGCAGAGCTTTGGTCATTGTGCTTCATGAGATTTATGGAGTTAACGATCATATCCATTTTTTTAGTGAGATATTAATAAATGAAGGTTTTGATGTACTTATTCCAAACCTTATTCATAGGGATTCATTTTCTTATGATCTTGAGGATCTCGCTTATCAATATTTTATGAACGAGATTGGATTCGAGAAATCAGTAAGAGAAGTAGAGGAAATAATAAAAATAAATAAAGCGGAGTATGATCAGGTATTTATCATTGGATTTAGTATTGGTGCAACAATCGCTTGGATGTGCAGTGAATATGATATTAACGGAGTAATCGGGTACTATGGATCGAGAATTCGTGATTATAAAGAGATAGAGCCTAGATGTCCTGCGTTATTGTTTCTTTCCTCTAGAGAGAGATCATTTAATGTAATGGATTTAGAAATGGATCTGAAGAAAAAGAAGAATACGCTAATAAAGATTATTGAAGCTGAGCATGGTTTTATGAATCCATTCTACAAAACTTATGATTCCAATGAATGTAAGAATTGTGTTGAAATTAGTTTGGAATTTCTTAAGGCGAATGCAATTAGATAA
- a CDS encoding HIT family protein produces MECLGCRIANNIEPNLNIVYENQLITCVLDIATFNEGHTLILPKKHCLDIEDMEPETAYAIMDASKKLSIVLKSLFKPDGIRISQDGGKFNDLTHYHMHLIPRYEGDGFTWGEPLHPHGAETRLSLTKEKILKTLSEEG; encoded by the coding sequence ATGGAATGTTTGGGATGTAGGATCGCTAATAACATTGAACCTAATTTGAATATTGTTTATGAAAACCAACTTATTACTTGTGTGCTTGATATTGCGACCTTCAATGAAGGACATACCTTAATTCTCCCTAAAAAGCATTGCTTGGATATCGAAGATATGGAGCCAGAGACCGCTTATGCTATCATGGATGCTTCGAAAAAACTTTCAATTGTGTTGAAAAGCTTGTTTAAACCTGACGGTATAAGAATCTCTCAGGATGGAGGGAAATTTAACGATCTTACCCATTACCATATGCATCTCATTCCAAGATATGAAGGCGATGGATTTACCTGGGGCGAACCATTACACCCGCATGGAGCTGAAACACGATTAAGCTTAACCAAAGAAAAGATACTGAAGACATTAAGTGAGGAAGGATAA
- a CDS encoding serine hydrolase domain-containing protein, producing the protein MVYKDNSILFEYYRNRKMKDKQHKVNSITKSVMSALFGIAIQQGYIENENVPISNYFPNIDDIKKRITIKHLLTMSSGLRWPGNEAMIPTKNWVKFILEQPVETEPGTQMKYSCGNSHLLSAILQKATQMNTVVFANRNLFLPLGIHDFNWYEDAQGIAKGGFGLTMKIEDMLKFGVLYMQNGKWNSEQLIPAEWIEKSITHNPIAESLYGYHWWTMNSKEVDGEEDKTFYAMGMGGQYIFVNQKRRLVTIFISNLSDHISSPLQYFENYILNK; encoded by the coding sequence ATTGTCTACAAAGATAACTCCATATTATTTGAATATTATAGAAATCGAAAAATGAAAGATAAACAACACAAAGTAAATTCAATTACAAAGAGTGTTATGTCCGCATTGTTTGGAATTGCAATTCAGCAGGGTTATATCGAGAATGAAAACGTCCCAATATCGAATTACTTCCCTAACATTGATGATATAAAAAAAAGAATTACAATTAAACATCTGTTAACGATGTCCTCGGGGCTCAGGTGGCCTGGAAATGAAGCTATGATTCCAACAAAGAATTGGGTGAAGTTCATTCTTGAACAACCTGTTGAAACAGAGCCTGGAACGCAAATGAAATATAGCTGCGGAAATTCTCATCTACTTAGCGCAATATTACAGAAGGCAACCCAAATGAACACCGTGGTTTTTGCAAATAGAAACTTGTTTTTACCTTTAGGTATTCATGACTTTAATTGGTATGAAGATGCTCAAGGGATTGCAAAAGGCGGCTTTGGTTTGACGATGAAAATTGAAGATATGTTGAAATTCGGGGTCTTGTATATGCAAAATGGAAAATGGAATTCGGAACAATTGATTCCTGCTGAATGGATAGAAAAATCAATAACGCATAATCCTATTGCAGAATCATTGTACGGATATCATTGGTGGACAATGAACAGTAAGGAAGTCGATGGTGAAGAAGACAAAACGTTCTATGCTATGGGTATGGGAGGGCAATATATATTTGTTAATCAAAAAAGACGATTAGTTACCATATTTATAAGTAACTTATCTGATCATATCTCAAGCCCATTACAGTATTTTGAAAATTATATTTTGAATAAATAA
- a CDS encoding YobA family protein, translated as MKKFVVTFLLVPLLLSGCSLNEESSSEGRPDSTNEEATSPTNATIITGYIIDKEKERLLVVEGLDESEFDITQQTVEEILTIADPNATWVSIGDNEYNDFSIGEQVKITVDGGVNTSFPAQASAKKIEKVK; from the coding sequence ATGAAGAAATTCGTTGTTACTTTCTTGTTAGTACCCCTATTATTAAGCGGATGTTCATTAAATGAAGAATCCAGCAGTGAAGGCAGGCCAGACTCAACCAATGAGGAGGCTACTAGTCCTACAAATGCTACCATTATAACAGGATATATTATTGATAAAGAAAAAGAGCGGCTACTTGTTGTTGAAGGATTAGATGAGTCAGAATTTGATATCACTCAGCAGACAGTGGAGGAAATATTAACAATTGCTGATCCAAATGCAACTTGGGTTTCAATCGGAGATAATGAATACAATGACTTTAGCATCGGTGAACAAGTTAAGATCACAGTAGATGGGGGAGTAAACACATCGTTTCCTGCGCAAGCATCTGCTAAGAAAATTGAAAAAGTTAAATAA
- a CDS encoding AraC family transcriptional regulator yields MEWLERMNREVDYIEANLAGEIKMSEVARVACSSSYQFQRMFSFITEVTLAEYIRRRRLTLAALELQQDGTAKVIDIAVKYGYESPVSFARAFQSLHGITPAMARHDGIEMKAYPRLSFLITIKGAEAMNYRIETKESYEVFGIEGIFRIEGDGDAPQTPAKLWEQSHANGDVKRLESCAGELPMFVSRDLHSVHALCSYRKTGPDTFPYMLCAFKDESSNTEGYTSVTIPALTWAIFPSDPHPWDQFNETIEKLYHRFYTEWLPSAGYEQVKGMEFEMYGEKNGLNYIELWFAVRKV; encoded by the coding sequence ATGGAGTGGCTTGAGCGGATGAATCGTGAGGTAGACTATATTGAAGCAAATCTGGCAGGAGAGATCAAAATGAGCGAGGTGGCTCGCGTGGCCTGCAGCTCATCTTACCAGTTCCAGAGAATGTTTTCATTCATCACAGAAGTTACATTAGCCGAATACATTCGGCGGAGACGGTTGACGCTTGCGGCGCTGGAACTTCAGCAGGACGGAACAGCAAAGGTGATCGATATCGCGGTAAAATATGGATATGAATCACCAGTCTCATTTGCGAGAGCTTTTCAATCACTACATGGCATCACACCTGCAATGGCACGTCACGATGGGATTGAGATGAAAGCCTATCCGCGTCTTTCCTTCCTTATCACAATTAAAGGGGCAGAGGCAATGAATTATCGGATCGAGACAAAGGAAAGTTATGAAGTGTTTGGCATTGAAGGTATTTTCCGTATCGAAGGGGATGGTGATGCACCGCAAACGCCGGCTAAGTTGTGGGAGCAGAGCCATGCGAACGGAGATGTAAAGCGATTAGAATCTTGTGCAGGAGAACTACCGATGTTTGTTAGTAGAGATCTTCATTCGGTGCATGCCTTATGTAGTTACCGTAAGACGGGACCGGACACTTTTCCATACATGCTGTGCGCATTTAAAGATGAATCTAGCAACACGGAAGGGTATACCTCAGTAACTATTCCCGCGCTGACTTGGGCCATCTTTCCGTCAGATCCACATCCGTGGGACCAGTTTAATGAAACGATTGAGAAACTGTACCACCGTTTTTACACTGAATGGCTGCCGTCCGCAGGCTATGAGCAAGTTAAGGGAATGGAGTTTGAAATGTACGGTGAAAAAAATGGTCTTAACTATATCGAGCTATGGTTTGCGGTTCGTAAGGTGTAA
- a CDS encoding inositol monophosphatase family protein — protein sequence MDYKIIQSAKELSERVIRQAGLISKEKFDHFVELRSKDEFGDVVTEVDYITEEIIIKQIVAEFPKHQIHSEEAGIIGSESDWLWLIDPLDGTNNFAIGLPIFTTSITLMYKREPVLGVVYEPLTDRLFVSVIGKGTTCNNRPIQMSAISNIFKGNIGWIQGHKVQNESKAVHLRQFIDVRFKRMMRLWAPTLQWCMLAKGDIDGIVLYNSEGDDLYSGILMVKEAGGIVVDFDGNPFVGMNEEPYIIACHPDHKQELLRIVRDGLNSFEKGTDIVIG from the coding sequence ATGGATTACAAGATTATTCAAAGTGCAAAAGAATTGTCAGAAAGAGTAATTCGCCAAGCAGGCCTGATTTCAAAAGAGAAATTTGATCATTTTGTAGAGCTTAGATCCAAAGATGAATTTGGAGATGTGGTTACTGAAGTAGACTACATAACGGAAGAAATTATAATCAAACAAATTGTTGCTGAATTTCCAAAACATCAGATTCACAGTGAAGAAGCAGGGATCATTGGTTCGGAAAGCGATTGGTTATGGTTAATCGATCCGTTAGATGGAACCAATAATTTTGCAATTGGCCTGCCCATTTTTACTACATCAATTACCTTAATGTACAAAAGAGAGCCTGTTCTTGGCGTGGTTTATGAACCATTAACAGATCGATTGTTTGTATCCGTCATAGGTAAAGGAACAACTTGCAATAATCGTCCAATCCAAATGAGTGCTATCTCAAATATATTTAAAGGAAATATAGGCTGGATTCAAGGTCATAAAGTGCAAAACGAGAGTAAGGCAGTCCATTTAAGACAATTCATTGATGTCAGGTTTAAGCGGATGATGAGGTTGTGGGCACCCACACTTCAATGGTGCATGCTTGCAAAGGGAGACATAGATGGAATTGTTCTTTACAATTCAGAAGGGGACGATCTGTATTCCGGCATCTTAATGGTAAAGGAAGCTGGAGGAATCGTAGTCGATTTTGATGGGAATCCATTTGTCGGCATGAATGAAGAACCATATATCATTGCTTGTCACCCAGATCATAAACAAGAACTATTAAGAATAGTAAGGGATGGGTTAAATTCATTCGAAAAAGGAACGGATATCGTTATTGGATAA
- a CDS encoding NUDIX hydrolase encodes MGYVESLREIVGNTPLILVRPSILILNKTGEILLVRYQDNTWGVPGGLMELGESVEECAKREVEEEIGLQIKNLTLFGVFSGKELYTKLRNGHEYYNIIIGYICTDYEGEIKPDGAEVLEAKFYNLAALPDRIDPFIKSKMSEYVGKIQNILKSKC; translated from the coding sequence ATGGGATATGTTGAATCGCTGAGAGAAATCGTTGGTAATACACCGTTAATTTTGGTTAGACCGAGTATACTGATCCTGAATAAGACGGGTGAGATTTTACTTGTCCGGTATCAAGATAACACATGGGGTGTGCCGGGAGGATTAATGGAACTAGGGGAATCAGTAGAGGAGTGCGCCAAGAGAGAAGTGGAAGAAGAAATCGGGTTACAAATAAAGAATCTTACATTGTTCGGTGTATTTTCAGGGAAGGAATTATATACAAAACTAAGAAATGGACATGAATATTACAATATTATTATTGGATATATCTGTACGGACTATGAAGGAGAAATTAAACCCGACGGAGCTGAAGTATTAGAAGCGAAATTCTATAACCTAGCGGCATTGCCTGATAGAATAGACCCATTTATAAAGAGCAAGATGAGTGAGTACGTAGGAAAAATTCAGAATATATTGAAATCGAAATGTTAG
- a CDS encoding 2'-5' RNA ligase family protein, translating into MYGVVAHFDQDTELYIKQVWKELSDHAISKYAEEVQDRRPHITIAGYDSDIDIDQFISDFDCFYESKKQLSITMNSIGTFLNTGILFFSPVPSIELLTFHANHHRFFENYRLNAESPYLPNNWVPHCTIANRLNDEKLKEAMIYCTKRIKNITAMIVEVSVTSAIYENNKCIKSPSIHTKTLDII; encoded by the coding sequence ATGTACGGTGTAGTTGCTCATTTTGACCAGGATACAGAGCTCTATATAAAGCAAGTTTGGAAAGAGCTGAGCGATCATGCCATTTCCAAATATGCAGAAGAAGTACAAGATAGACGACCTCATATTACGATCGCAGGTTATGATTCTGACATAGATATCGATCAATTCATAAGCGATTTTGACTGCTTTTATGAATCTAAAAAACAACTTTCAATCACGATGAACTCAATAGGGACATTTTTGAATACAGGGATTTTATTCTTTTCCCCTGTTCCTTCCATAGAACTTTTAACGTTCCATGCTAATCATCACCGTTTTTTTGAAAACTATCGACTGAATGCTGAGTCCCCCTATCTTCCTAATAACTGGGTACCTCACTGTACCATAGCAAATAGATTAAACGATGAGAAATTAAAAGAAGCGATGATTTACTGTACTAAAAGAATCAAAAACATAACTGCTATGATCGTTGAAGTATCAGTAACCAGCGCTATATACGAGAATAACAAATGTATAAAGTCACCATCTATTCATACGAAAACTTTGGACATTATCTAA
- a CDS encoding GrpB family protein, translated as MLNPKPVIIEEYNAEWPKAFKQIESAISDEMDDLVIRIEHVGSTSVPGLAAKPIIDIDVVIKSMDYLPKIIKKLDVLGYLHEGDLGIKNREAFARRDIYVPYSSEGNEKYEHHLYVCDEESEELNRHIIFRDTLKNNPLLVSEYANLKIKLSNKYTNNRKAYTEGKTEFVTKVMKEYVTPYTKGRLDD; from the coding sequence ATGCTGAATCCAAAACCAGTAATTATTGAAGAATACAATGCAGAATGGCCAAAAGCATTCAAACAAATAGAATCAGCAATATCTGACGAAATGGATGATCTAGTAATACGAATCGAACATGTGGGAAGCACTTCAGTACCGGGTCTTGCAGCTAAGCCAATTATTGATATTGATGTAGTAATTAAATCTATGGACTACCTGCCAAAAATAATCAAAAAGTTAGATGTACTAGGATATCTACATGAAGGTGATCTAGGTATTAAGAATAGAGAAGCATTCGCAAGAAGAGATATTTATGTACCCTACAGTAGTGAAGGTAATGAGAAGTATGAACATCATTTATATGTATGCGATGAAGAAAGTGAAGAACTAAATAGGCATATTATATTTCGAGATACATTAAAAAATAATCCTCTACTAGTTTCTGAATATGCAAATTTAAAAATCAAACTGTCCAATAAATATACAAATAATCGCAAAGCTTATACCGAAGGTAAGACTGAGTTTGTAACGAAGGTAATGAAGGAATATGTTACGCCATATACCAAAGGAAGATTAGATGATTAA
- a CDS encoding HAD family hydrolase produces MIKGILFDLDGTLLDRDTSLLRFLENQYDRIHAFHKVEKHIFIERFVQLDQKGYVWKDKVYQQLIEEIGIDLSWQELLEDYVESFQNHCIGFSGLFEILDFLKEKNLKLGIISNGYSRFQMNNITGLKIGHYFDEILISETEGLRKPDIRIFKTALDRLRLEPKESIFLGDHPINDVEASNNAGMLGIWKVDDFYGRPSSEHRSIKSLLELKDILVSISNGLI; encoded by the coding sequence ATGATTAAAGGAATTTTATTTGATTTAGATGGAACTTTGCTGGATCGGGATACGTCTTTACTTCGTTTTCTTGAAAACCAGTATGATCGTATTCATGCTTTTCATAAAGTTGAAAAACATATTTTTATAGAAAGATTTGTTCAACTGGATCAAAAAGGATATGTATGGAAAGATAAAGTTTATCAACAGCTCATAGAAGAAATAGGAATAGATTTAAGCTGGCAAGAATTATTAGAGGATTACGTAGAATCATTTCAAAATCATTGCATTGGTTTTTCAGGGCTATTTGAAATACTTGATTTCTTAAAAGAAAAGAACCTGAAGCTAGGTATTATTTCAAATGGGTATAGTCGTTTCCAGATGAATAATATTACAGGACTTAAGATTGGTCATTATTTTGACGAGATATTAATTTCTGAAACCGAAGGGCTAAGAAAACCGGATATTAGAATTTTCAAGACAGCATTAGACCGTTTACGATTAGAACCTAAAGAATCAATATTCTTAGGAGATCATCCAATTAACGATGTTGAAGCGAGTAATAACGCTGGTATGCTAGGTATATGGAAAGTAGATGACTTTTATGGAAGACCATCAAGTGAACATAGATCAATAAAAAGCTTGTTAGAATTAAAAGATATCCTCGTAAGCATTTCGAATGGATTAATATGA
- a CDS encoding methyltransferase domain-containing protein — translation MKTTDAFSKSVNQYMDYTKMPWGQLFYQTAWHQIDKFFIEQPQSILDIGCGFGISSNEYALRGNNVTGIEPTMHMMEIAKQNSQSVNYICDSYENMVGKIGKYNWIFCHNVLEYVEQPSHFFQLISNCQSENGLLSLIAHNPTAKVMKEAIINKDPKSALATIGNDKDYSNVIQTDITIYTYNQLSSWLSESGYEIVGRFGIHNLYGYIKDNDIKQSEEWHNKMITLEFELSSHSPYRDIAIFTHIIAKKII, via the coding sequence ATGAAAACCACAGATGCATTTTCGAAATCAGTCAATCAATATATGGACTACACTAAGATGCCATGGGGACAACTATTTTATCAAACAGCGTGGCACCAGATAGATAAATTTTTTATTGAACAACCACAATCCATTTTAGATATTGGTTGTGGTTTTGGGATATCTTCTAATGAGTATGCCCTAAGAGGCAATAATGTAACTGGAATTGAACCTACCATGCATATGATGGAAATCGCAAAGCAAAACTCACAGTCAGTCAATTATATATGTGATTCATACGAGAATATGGTTGGTAAAATCGGAAAATACAACTGGATCTTTTGTCACAATGTACTTGAATACGTTGAACAGCCAAGTCATTTTTTCCAGCTTATAAGTAATTGTCAGAGTGAAAATGGATTGCTATCATTAATAGCTCATAATCCAACAGCTAAAGTAATGAAAGAAGCAATTATCAATAAAGATCCTAAGAGTGCATTAGCTACTATTGGGAATGACAAGGATTACAGTAATGTTATACAGACGGATATCACAATATATACTTATAATCAGCTTTCATCTTGGTTATCCGAATCAGGATATGAAATTGTAGGTCGTTTTGGAATACATAACCTCTATGGATATATTAAAGATAATGATATAAAACAAAGTGAAGAATGGCATAACAAAATGATAACCCTAGAATTTGAACTTAGTTCCCACAGTCCGTATAGAGATATTGCCATATTTACACACATTATCGCAAAAAAGATAATTTGA
- a CDS encoding bifunctional GrpB family protein/GNAT family N-acetyltransferase, producing the protein MEDQWTIAKYNSEWKPTFLTLAMKLRNVLGEAADRIDHVGSTSIEGMDAKPIVDIQISVTDFDNESLYREQIESLGFEMRRENPDKRKKYFRELPGETKLWGKGIEFNASLHMIGYGAKQLGITIFYAETHETNTRSRRMLEKLGFEEISRIGFEEYLGKNEQLIQYRYDILDHKSQLVF; encoded by the coding sequence ATGGAAGATCAATGGACAATTGCGAAATATAATTCGGAGTGGAAGCCGACATTCCTAACACTTGCGATGAAATTAAGAAATGTACTTGGCGAAGCAGCAGATCGTATTGACCATGTTGGTTCTACTTCGATTGAAGGAATGGATGCGAAACCTATAGTCGATATTCAGATCTCAGTCACAGACTTTGATAATGAGTCATTATACCGAGAACAGATTGAGAGTTTAGGGTTTGAAATGAGAAGAGAGAATCCAGACAAGAGGAAGAAATACTTTCGTGAACTCCCTGGAGAAACTAAACTGTGGGGGAAGGGAATAGAATTCAATGCTTCACTACATATGATTGGGTATGGAGCAAAGCAGTTAGGAATTACTATTTTTTACGCAGAAACACACGAAACAAATACACGAAGTAGAAGAATGCTCGAAAAGTTAGGATTTGAAGAAATAAGTAGAATTGGTTTTGAAGAATACTTAGGTAAGAATGAACAACTTATACAGTATCGATATGATATTTTAGATCATAAGAGTCAATTAGTATTTTAA